The genomic window AGCAGATGCGCCAGACGGTTGGCGATCTCGGTTTTCTGCTGAGACAGACCGCTCGTTTCGAGCTTTATCTTCGGATCCGACAGGTAGGCGAGGCGCTGCAGTTCTTCGGCCTCGTCCCAGATGATGTTGAAGAAGCCGATCACCTTCTGCACGAATTCCCAGCTCGGGCGACCCCGGTGGCCGTGCTCGAGCGCCGACAGGTAGGCCGGAGAGACGCCGATCGCTTCCGCCATCGCACGCTGTGTGATGCCGCGCTCGGTGCGCATCCGCCGCATGGCGGCGCCGAACGGCGTCATGGCGCAGGCCTGCGCTTCTTCAGGCGGAGATAGATGGCGCCCTCGCCGCCATGGCCGCGCGCCGCCTGCTCATAGCCGGACACATAGGGGCGAAAATCCGGCTGGGTCAGCCAGTGGGGCACAGCACGCTTCAGCGCGCCTTCACTGCCGAACGACGCACCCTTGCCGGTGATGACGAGCACATGGCGCAGGCCATCCGCATAGGCCCGCCCGAGAAAGCCGAGCAGCCTCATATGCGCGGCCGATTGATCGAGCCCATGCAGGTCGATCGTCGCGTCGATCGGCAGTCGCCCGCGCGCGATCTTGCGATGAACGGGGCGCTCGATCGGGTGCAGCGAGGCGGCAGGCTGTTTCGCCTTTCGGGTCTCTTCGACCGGTGATTCGCGGAACGACGCTGCCAACGCCTTGCGCATACCTTCCGTCACTTTGGCAGGCTCAGGCGGCTGTACGCTATTTTCCGAGACTTTCGGCGCGAGATCGGCGCTGCTGCCGAGCAGGCTCTCCATCCGACCGGGCATGGGACGCGCGGTATTCGCCACCTTGTTCCAGAGCGCGTTTTCACCGCGTGTCAGCTTGCGCCCCTTGCTCATAGGCCGAGCCTCGTCGCAGCCGGGCGTGGAACGAGGATGTGGAAAGTCGCGGCGTGCTTGATGGCTCCTGCTTCACTGCCTGCAACTGAGCCCGAGCCTGTGAAGATGTCGGCGCGCGCAGGACCGATGATCGCTGAGCCCGTATCCTGCCCAATCATCAATCGACAGAACGGCTTAGGGCCATCCACGTGGGTCAGGTTCTCGGCATTGATGAAGAAAGGCGTGCCGAAAGTATGAATTTCTCGATCCACGGCGATCGACCGACCCGCCGTCAAAGGCACCTTGGCAGCGCCGATCGGGCCACGGGTCGGATCGATCTCGGGCTCCTCCCGGAAGAAGATGAACGACCGATTCTGCCAGAGGATTTCATCCAAGCGCTCGGGATTTGCGGCCAGCCACTGCCGGATCGTATCCATCGTCACCGATTTGGCGTCGATTTCACCGAGGTCGATCAGGACGCGACCGATGGCCGTGAAGGGATGACCGGACTTGCCGTCGAAGGTGATGCGCGTAACCGTGCCGTCCAGAAAGACAAGCCGGGCCGATCCCTGGATATGCGTGAAAAAGACATCCACGCGGGAACGGGCCCAGGCGATTTCGAGATGTCGCCCCGACAGCGCACCACATTCGATCGATTTACGATCGGCGAATTCTTTGAGACCCTCGGGATTCTGCTTTGCCCAGGTGATACCGGCAGCCTGCAGTGAGGGCGCTTCGCCAGCTTCCAGCTGCCGCAGTTCGGGTGGGCGCTTCAGGAAGGGAAACCGGAACTGGGCATCCGGGCGGCGCGAAACCTCGACCTCGGGCTCGTAATAGCCCGTCAGAAAGCCGCTGTTCTGGTTGCCGATCCGGCAGGGAAGGAAATGCTGCTCGAAGAAATGGCGTGACGCGCAGGGCTCATCGGAGAGATGATCGAGTGCTGCGATGGCCGGCATGAAATCCGTGGTTTCGATGCCGAGCGATCCGGTCCGATACGGCTTTTGAGAGGATTTCAGGTGGCGAGCGCATGCTCGAAACGCCGAGAGGGCGGCACGATGATCATCGGCCGCCCACCCTGCAATGTCCTCGAAGCGAGCCGGATGAAGAACCGCCGGCATGGCGCCGTTAGGCGTCGGCTTCGGTGGCGATGAGCTTCCAATTGGGGTCGCGCGACCGCGTATCACGGGCAAAGGTCCAGACATCATTGACCTCACCGACGCTCTCGGCGTCACCATCGACGACCTTGCCATCCTTATCATGGGTCACGGAGATGAGCTGGCTGACGAGGCGCAGCGTCACCGCCGACTCAGAGCCTTTCAGCTCCGCCTGGACGATTTCAGCCTTTTCGACGCCGACGAAGGAGGATTTCACCGTTTCGCCGCGCGATTCGCGCTCGTTGATCGCAGCGACGAAGCCTTCATAGACTTCGCGGGACAGGAGGTTCTTCAGCGTCTTGCGGTCGCCGTCGGCGAAGGCCGTGACGATCATTTCATAGGCGATCTTGGCGCCTTCGACGAATTGCTTTGGATTGAAGGCAGGATCGGCTGCGGCGATCTCACGCAGGCCGGCATTCAAATCCGTGCCGGGCTTCGCATAAGCATCCACCGCCTCGAATCCGCCTTCGGCGCGCGGCGTGTCGCGGCGCGGCAGGCTGACGACCTTGCCATCGTCTGCGATGTCCGTGCCAGCGGGCGCCTTGGCACCTTCGCGCTTGGTGTAGGGATCGAATGGCTGGCGCTCATTGCCCGTTCGACGACCGAGCACACTGCGCAGCTGCAGAAATATGATGACTGCCGCCACGAAAAAGAAAAATGTCACGAAATCAAAGGAGCCCATTGCGCCTGCTGCCGATCGGGTGTGTGCCTGCCGCCCCATATAAGGCCCAGGCGGGGATCATTCAAACTCCGTACATTCAAATTGCGACATGGGGCCACCATATTGGGGCCGATTGTTGCGACGGTCGATGTATGAGGCCTGTCGAAACTGTAGTGTATCGGTGTCCACTCAAGGATCAATGGCTGTCACATGGCGTTCTCTCTCGTGCCTTTCATGCTTTTGGCCATGCCGATCGCGGAAATCTCCGTCTTCATCCTCGTCGGAAGCCAGATCGGGCTCTTGCCGACGCTTGGCCTGATCCTCGTCACCGCCATCATCGGATCGGTTCTGTTGCGCGTCCAAGGGTTCGGGATCGTGCGTCGCATCTCGGAAGAAGCGCGCGCTGGTCGCGTGCCGGGCCGGGAGCTCATTCACGGCGTCATGATCGTCGTTGCCGGCGTGCTTTTGCTCACGCCCGGCTTCATCAGCGACACGATCGGCTTCCTGCTCTTCGTTCCAGCGGTTCGGGATTTCGGTTGGCGTCTCGTCAAGGACCGGATTGTTGTGGTGGGTGCGGGTCTCGGAGCGGGCATGGCCGCCGGGATGCGTGGCCAGGCGAGGCATTCGGGCGATGAGCAGAGGCCTTATGGTGCGCAGCCGCGTGGCCGCACCGTCATCGATCTGGACGAGGACGATTTCAGCCGCGAGCCATCACCGGATTCCCCGTGGCGGGACGATCAGGACGGTCGTGGCGGCCCGAAAAGCCACTGATTGTGCGCTTTGAGTTGTCACCCGGCGGTTGAAGTGATAGCCACGCCGGGATTTTTAAGGGCTGCCGTCGGGCAGTTCGACGGACAAACGGGGAAGAACGATGGCCGAGGAAACAAAGAATTCCGATGGAGCCGCAGCACCAGCGGCAGCCGACAAGGCAAACGGCGCAACGCCGACCTTGAACGTGGTTTCGCAGTACATGAAGGACCTTTCCTTCGAAAATCCGTCCGCGCCGCGCAATGCGGGTCAGCGCGGCAAGGCGCCGTCCATCAACATCAATGTCAACGTCAACGCCAATCCGCTCTCGGAAACCGAGTATGACGTCGTGCTAACGCTGAATGCGACGGCAAAGGATGGCGACACGGTCGTCTTCAACGCCGAACTCGTCTATGGCGGCATCTTCCGCCTGCAGGGCTTCGCCAAGGAGCACATGTTGCCGCTGCTCTTCATCGAGTGCCCGCGCATGCTGTTCCCGTTCGCCCGCCAGATCATTGCGGACGCAACGCGCAATGGTGGTTTCCCGCCGCTGATGATCGACCCGATCGATTTCGCGCAGATGTTCCAGCAGCGTATGGCCGCCGAGCGGACCCGTGCGGCGAGCGCTCCGGCGCCTCAGGTTAACTGACCGCAACGATGATCAGCCTTCCCCGATCGGCCTGATGGGGGAAGGCTTTCAGACTGATTTCCGGAACACAATCTATCGCAGAACGCGCCACAACGCGTTCTTGCCGAGCCTTTCGACCAGGCGTGCATGCGCTGCCTGCTCCATCTCTGTCAGCCGTGACGGCAGCGGGCGCTCGCGCACCATGACGGAGATGTCGATCTCGACGGATCTCCCTCCACCATTGTTGCCAAACTCGATTTCCAGACCAAGCGCCGTCTGACGGCCGCCGATCATCTCGATATAGACTTCGGCCAGGAGCTCAGCGTCGAGCAATGCGCCGTGCTTGGTGCGGTGGCCGTTGTCGATGTTGTAGCGCCGGCACAGTGCATCCAGCGAGTTCGGACCCATCGGATGGCGTCGGCGCGCGAGCACCAGCGTATCGAGGATCTGTTCGCGCCCGATGGGAGCGATCCCGATGCGCTCGAATTCGGCGTTGATGAAGCTGATGTCGAATGTCGCGTTGTGGGCGATCAGCGTCGCATCGCCGAAGAATTCCTGCAGTTCACCCGCGATCTGGGCGAAAGTCGGTTTGCCCGCCAGGAATTCGTCGGTGATCCCGTGCACCTGCAGCGCATCCGGATGGACGGGGCGTCCCTGCGCATTTATGTAGACGTGGAAACTCCGGCCTGTCGGAAAATGGTCGATGAGCTCGAGACATCCGATCTCGATGATGCGATCGAGCCTGAAATCGAGGCCGGTCGTTTCCGTATCGAAAATGATCTCGCGCATCACGCTCTCCATCCGCGTCTCATGCGGGTTGTCCGGTCAGTTCAAGAATGATCGCCTCGACCCGCTGCTCCGTCGCGGCCAGGCCTTCGCCGGTCTCGATGATGAAATCGGCACGGGCGCGCTTTTCGGCATCCGGCACCTGCCGCGCGAGAATAGAGGCGAACTTCTCCTCCGTCATGCCGGGCCGGGCCATGACGCGCGCCTTTTGCACATCTTCCGGACAGGACACCACGGCAATGCGATCGACATCAGCATCGCCGCCACTTTCGAAGAGCAGCGGCACATCCAGAAGGACGAGCGAATGGCCCGCGGCTTTCTGCTCGCTGAGAAACGCTTCCCGCTCGCGTCGGACAAGCGGATGGACGATCGCTTCCAGTTTTTGCAGCGCCTCGCGGTTGCCGAGAACCTTCTGCGCCAGGACAGTCCTGTCGATGACCCCGTCAGCGCTCGTTATGCCTGGGAACGCGGCTTCCAGCATGGGCACGGCCTGGCCGGCATAAAGCTCGTGAACGACAGCGTCGGAATCGAAGACAGGTACGCCGCGTGCGGCAAACATTGCCGCGGTCGTCGATTTCCCCATGCCGATCGAGCCTGTTAGACCCAGCTTGATCAATGTTTCGACTCCAGATCTGCGATCACCAGATCCCGGACCTCTTCGGTCACGTCGGGGCGCAGTCCGAACCAGCGTTCAAAGCCCGGAACAGCCTGGTGCAGCAGCATGCCGAGCCCATCGACGATCGGCAGTCCCTGGGCTTTCGCCTCCTTCAGAAACGGCGTCATCAGCGGCGCATAGACGATATCGGTGACCACGGCGCCGGGACGCATGCTGGTGAAATCAATGGATGGGACGTCCGAACCGTCGAGACCCAGAGCGCTGGTGTTGACGAAAAAATCCGCGCTCCGGACGAGCGAGGAAAGCTCTTCCATCCCGTGGGCAGCTGCTTCGGGACCGAACAGGCCAGCGATCTCCCTTGCCCTTTCGACCGTGCGGTTGACGATATCGACCCGGTCGAACCCGCGTTCGACCAGCGCGTCGATCACCGCGCGACTTGCGCCGCCCGCGCCGAGCACCACGGCTCGCTCACCGCGATCCCAGCCCGGCGCGCGCTGATCGAGATTTGCCAGAAACCCATAACCGTCGGTGTTCGTGAGATGCAGGCGCCCATCGACGCGCCAGAGCGTGTTTCCGGCACCGAGCCGTGCCGCGACCGGATCGATCTCATCGGCACCCCGCATGGCGGCTTCCTTGTGGGGCATCGTCACATTGCCGCCGACGAAACCCGCTTCGCCGCTTCGCAAGCGGTCCAGGAATCCCGAGAAATCATGCTGAGCGACGTCGAGCGCTTCATAGGAGCCGGCGATGCCATGCTTCTTGAGCCAGTGGCCATGGATGATCGGCGAGCGGGAATGCCCGATCGGGTGTCCGACGACGAAGGCGGCAGGCGGCGTGGTCATCCGTCGATCGCCCCGACCCGGCGCAGCTCTGCCAGAAGCGGCAGCAAGGGTAAACCGACGATGGTGAAGTAATCACCCTCGATCTTTTCGAAGAGCTGGATGCCCCTGCCCTCCAGCTGATAGGCGCCGACGCTTTTCAAAGCGATATCGCCGACAGCAGCAAGATGCCGTCCGATGAAGCCGGGATCGAGGTCGCGCATCGTCATGGCTGCCGTCGACATATGACGCCACACCGCCTCGCCATCTCGCGCCAGCACAATCGCGGAATTCAAGAAGTGCGTCTTGCCGGAGAGTTTCAGCAGATGCCGGCGCGCCCCCTCCATGTCGTCGGGCTTGTGAAAGACTTCATCGCCCAGCGACAAGGTCTGGTCGGAACCGATGACCCATGCGCTCGGCGAACGCTCGCTCACATCTACGGCCTTGGCTTCGGCAAGCACCAGTGCGACATCTTCCGGCGACGCACCGCTATCGGCAAGTGGCGCTTCCAGCGCGCGCTCATCGACCTCGGCAGGCTTGATATCGAAAGTAACGCCGGCGTTTTCCAGCAATTGGCGGCGAAATGGGCTCGAAGACGCCAGAATTATGGGTGCAGCCATGGCCGAGACAATCCTTGCAAATGATCGATGGTTCGAGCGCTAACGCGCCTTGCCGCGCAAGGCAAGAATCGCGGCGGCCGTCTCCTCGATCGACTTTCGAGTCACGTCGATCATCGGCCAGTTCCTGCGCAGGCAAAGGGAGCGGGCGTGTTTCAGTTCTTCGGCGATCGTCGCGCGGTCGGTGTATATTTCTGAGTTGTATCCTTGCGCGTTGCCGAGCATGCGGTTTAGCCGCACCTGCGCGATGCGTTCGGTGGACGCAATGAGCCCGACGATCAGCGGCTTGCGCGCCTGGTCGAGCGCCGGCGGCAAGGGATTGCCCGGCACGATCGGGAAGTTGGCGGTTTTCACGCCGCGGTTGGCCAAATAGATGCTCGTCGGCGTTTTGGACGTGCGGCTGATCCCCACGAGAACCACATCGGCTTCTTCGTAATCGGTGATGATCTGACCGTCGTCATGATCCATCGTGTAGTTCAGCGCATCGATCCGGCGAAAATATTCCGCGTTCATCACATGCTGGGCACCGACGCGGCGCCGCGACGGAGCTCCCAGATAGGACTGGAACACCGTCATGATCGGCTCGAGCACGGAAACGCTCGGAACGCCCATTTCCCGGCACCTTGTGTCGATCATGGAGGACAGGTCCTGATCGACGATCGTGTAGAGCACGATGCCCGGCGCACCATCGATCGCGTCAAGCACAGCACCCAGCTGCTTGCGGTTCCGAATCAGCGGATAAACGTGCTCCAGCACCTGAGCGTCCTGGAACTGCGCAGACGCAGCTCTGCCGGCCGCCATTAGGGTTTCACCGGTCGAGTCCGAAATCAGATGGAGGTGAAAGTAATTTTTCGGCTGATCCACACGATTCACTGAGGGCTGTTGATGACTGTTGATGACTTTCGGAATGATGATCGCGGTGTTCTCAGGCCGGTATGAACTGCCGACTTGTCCACAATGAGCACTGCGGGGACGGCCTTTCACGGTCAATGTCACGCTGCGGGGAATCGGGGGACGCGTCAACACACCATCCACAGCTTAACCAAAAGGGATCAAGGCTGTGTTTCGCCGCAAAATGCTGAAATGTCATCGCTTTTTGGGGTGTCCACATTGCAAAGCGAATCAAGTGATTCCAGTGTGCGGCACAGATGGCTTCCACGCTTCTTGTGGAGAAGATGTTGACCAAAACTAATCCCTGGAACACACCGACTCTAAGAAGAAGAATCCATTTCAAAGAATCCTTTATTTAAGGAAGAGGAGACGCCGTGACCGACCGAAAGGTGCTGCGCGTTCTGGCAGGAGAGACTATCAGCCCACCGCCGATCTGGCTGATGAGACAAGCGGGACGCTATCTTCCGGAATATCGGGAGACACGGCTGAAGGCGGGAAGCTTCCTCGATCTTTGCTACACGCCCGAATACGCTGTCGAAGTGACGCTGCAGCCGATCAGGCGGTACGCATTCGATGCTGCGATCCTGTTCTCGGACATTCTCGTCATTCCCGATGCCTTGAAACGTGGTGTGCGCTTTGAAGAAGGGCGAGGGCCCTTGATGGAGCCGATCGATGCCGATGGCATTGCCGCGCTTACTCCGGAAGGCGTGATCGACCACCTGGCCCCGGTATTCGAAACGGTACGGCGTTTGAGAGCCGAGTTGCCGGCCGAGACGACCCTGCTCGGTTTCTGCGGTGCGCCTTGGACGGTTGCGACCTACATGATCGCGGGGCATGGAACGCCTGACCAGGCACCGGCACGATTGTTCGCCTACCGCGAACCTGCCGCATTCGCGCGACTTCTGGACCTGCTGGCCGACATATCTGCCGACTATCTGTGTGCACAGATCGAAGCTGGCGCCGACGCGGTTCAGATCTTCGACTCCTGGGCCGGTGTTCTGGGAGAAGCCGAATTCGAAGCCTTTGCGGCTCGCCCCGTCCGCCGCATCGTCGACCAAGTTCGGGCACGTCATCCGCAGGCGCGTATCATCGCTTTCGCAAAAGGTGCCGGCGCCCTTCTGGAGGGTTACCGCAAGCGCACCGATGCGGACGCGATCGGTCTCGACTGGTCGGTGCCGCTGTCTTTCGCCAAGCGGCTTCAGGAAGAAGGTCCGGTTCAGGGCAATCTCGATCCGATGCGCGTCGTTGCGGGCGGGAAGGCTCTGGATGAGGGGATCGATGCCATTCTCGATGTTCTCGGCAATGGGCCGCTGATCTTCAATCTCGGTCATGGCATCACGCCGCAGGCCGATCCTGCACATGTGACGCAGCTGGTGGAGCGGGTGCGTGGTCGGACCTGAGGCTTCAGCCGCCGCCGGTCGTAAAGCGCGCCGCAGAGCCTACACGGCCATCGCTGTGCTTCTTTTGAGCGTGGTTCTCGTCTTCTGGTGGCGGCCGGCCAGTCTCGATCTCTGGATCAAGGCGGCGCATGTGGTGGCGGTAATATCCTGGATGGCCGGGCTGCTCTATCTGCCGCGGCTCTTCATCTACCATACCGATGCCGAGATCGGATCTGTCCAGTCGGAAACCTTCAAGATCATGGAGGAGCGGCTTCTCAAGGTGATCATGCGTCCTGCGATGATGATCTCCTGGGTGCTTGGGCTGTGGCTTGCCTATTCAAGCTTCGCCTTCTCGGGTGGATGGTTGTGGGCGAAGATTGCCGCGGTCGTCGCACTGACTGCCATTCACGTTCGCTTCCTCAAGGCCTGGAAGAGCTTTGCTGCCGACCGACGGGAACACACGGCACGCTATTGGCGGATCATGAACGAGGGCCCGACGCTCCTGATGATCGCCATCGTCATTCTCGTAATCGTGAAGCCTTTCTAAGCCTCAAGAGCGGTTTCCGAGCTTCCCATTCGCGTCTCAATTGACGTGCGGCGACAAGCCGCTTGCGTGGGGGCAGGGGAATCGCTATTTTCGCGTCAACTTCTCCTCGGCATCGCGTTGACGTCCCCGGCGACAGGCTCCACGGAGCGCACACGCCTCTTCATTCCCGACGCGCCGCCCCCTCCATCATTTTTTAGTTTTCCAGTCATCCCGGATACTCCATGCAAGAAATGAAGCTGCAAGAGCTCAAGAGCAAATCACCGACCGATCTTCTCGCTTTCGCGGAAACGCATGAAGTCGAGAACGCGAACGTCATGCGCAAGCAGGAGCTGATGTTCGCCATCCTGAAGAAGCTTGCGGCGCAGGATGTCGAGATCATCGGCCAGGGTGTGGTCGAGGTTCTGCAGGACGGGTTCGGCTTCTTGCGCTCGGCCAACGCCAATTATTTGCCCGGTCCGGACGACATCTATATTTCGCCCTCGCAGCTGCGTCGCTTCGCGCTCAAGACCGGCGATACGGTAGAAGGGCCGATCCGTGGACCCAAAGAAGGCGAGCGCTATTTCGCGCTGCTCAAGGTCAACACGATCAATTTCGAGGATCCCGAAAAGATCCGCCACAAGATCCACTTCGACAATCTGACGCCGCTTTATCCCGACGAGCGGTTCAAGATGGAGCTCGATGTTCCGACCTCGAAGGATCTGTCGCCGCGCGTGATCGATCTCGTCGCGCCGCTCGGCAAGGGCCAGCGCGGGTTGATCGTTGCGCCGCCGCGCACGGGTAAGACCGTGCTTCTGCAGAACATCGCACATTCGATCACGGCCAACCATCCCGAATGCTACCTGATCGTTCTCCTGATCGACGAGCGGCCGGAAGAAGTGACCGACATGCAGCGCTCGGTGAAGGGTGAAGTCGTTTCGTCAACCTTTGACGAGCCGGCAACCCGCCACGTGCAAGTGGCTGAAATGGTTATTGAAAAGGCCAAGCGCCTCGTAGAGCATGGGCGCGATGTCGTCATTCTGCTCGATTCGATCACGCGCCTTGGCCGTGCCTACAACACCGTCGTTCCGTCCTCGGGCAAGGTGTTGACCGGTGGTGTGGACGCGAACGCCCTCCAGCGGCCGAAGCGCTTCTTCGGCGCCGCCCGTAACATCGAGGAGGGCGGGTCGCTCACGATCATCGCCACTGCGCTGATCGACACCGGCAGCCGCATGGACGAAGTGATCTTCGAAGAGTTCAAGGGCACCGGTAACTCGGAAATTGTTCTGGACCGCAAGGTGGCCGACAAGCGCATCTACCCGTCCATGGATATCCTGAAGTCCGGTACGCGTAAGGAAGACCTCCTTGTGTCGCGCCAAGACCTCCAGAAGATCTTCGTGCTTCGCCGTATCCTGGCCCCTATGGGCACGACGGATGCGATCGAGTTCCTGATCGACAAGTTGAAGCAGACTAAGAACAACGCGGACTTCTTCGATTCCATGAACACGTAGTCGGCTTACGTCCGATACGCGCTTGGCGATGTGGAGCGGTAATTGACCGATCCCACCACAGACACGATCGTAGCTTTGGCGAGCGGCGCACTCCCCGCGGGTGTCGCCGTTCTTCGCGTTTCAGGACCACATGTTCGATTCGTTCTCGAAACGATGTGTGGTGGCGTGCCCGAGCCGCGAATTGCCCATCTTCGATCGATTCGGAACCGAAACGGAGAGCTCCTGGACAAGGGCATCGTTCTACATTTCCAAGGGCCTAAGTCCTTTACTGGTGAGGACTGCGCCGAATTTCAGGTCCATGGAGGAAGGGCAATTGTTTCTGCAATTCTGGCGGAATTGGCTAGTCTCCCGAGAGTTCGTCTCGCGGAACCGGGCGAGTTCACCCGTCGGGCATTTGAAAACGGCAGGATGGACCTCACTGAAGCCGAGGGCCTCGCCGATCTCATTGCGGCGCAGACGGAAATGCAGCGGCGCCTTGCCGTTACTCAATCTGAAGGGGGCCTGACGCGGCTTTATGCTGGCTGGGCGCGTCGACTCCTGCATGCGCGAGCGTTGGTTGAGGCCGATCTTGATTTTGCCGACGAGGACGACGTCCCTGGATCAGTTGCGGATCGCGTCTGGAGCGACATGGCGGAACTTCGTGTTGAGATGGAGCGCCACCTCGCAGAAGCCAGCATTGGCGAACGCATTCGCGATGGTTTTAAGGTTGTGATCGTCGGCCCACCGAACGTAGGGAAATCAAGCTTGCTGAACGCGTTGGCGGCGCGTGATGTCGCAATCGTGTCTTCCGAGGCGGGAACAACGCGCGATCTCATTTCTGTTGATGTCGATTTGGGCGGATACGCCGCGACGATTACCGACACGGCGGGTATCAGAGAGACAGATCATGGCGTCGAGCAGGAAGGCATTGCCCGCGCGCGAAGGGCCCTGGCAACGGCTGACCTTGTCTTGAACCTCTCCGATTGCGGAGTGTATGTGACTGATGCCCCGGCAGCAGTGCCGGAAATCCGCGTCCGAACGAAATCTGACTTGAACACGGGCGTCCCTTTTCTCAGCGACGTAGCAATTTCGGTAGCTACAGGTGATGGCGTTGACGCTTTGATTGAGTTGTGTAGATCAAGACTGAGCAGCTTAGCGAATTTTTCCTCCTTTGCTCTTCCGACACGACTTCGTCATCGACAACATCTAAGGCAGGCACTCGAGTGCCTGACTTTCGCCGTGAGCGAGTCTCACATGCCGATAGAGCTTCGGTCTGAGGAGCTTCGGCTGGCGAGTGATGCGCTCGGTCGCATCACGGGCCGTGTGGACGTGGAAGACGTGCTGGATGTCATCTTCAGCTCGTTCTGCATCGGGAAATAATCGTGACTCACGTGAAACACTGAGGACTGGTGGAGATGGATCGACTTTCCGCGTTCGACGTCGTCGTCATTGGCGGGGGGCATGCCGGTTGCGAAGCTGCCGCGGCCTCGGCGCGCTTGGGCGCCGTTACGGCGCTGCTCACTCTGGCAGCTGACAAGATCGGCGTTATGTCTTGCAATCCTGCGATCGGCGGCCTGGGCAAAGGACATCTCGTTCGCGAGGTCGATGCTTTGGACGGCTTAATGGGTCGCGTGGCGGACCAGGCCGGCATTCAGTTTCGCATGCTCAACCGCAAGAAGGGGCCGGCGGTGCGCGGACCTCGCACGCAAGCCGATCGCAAGCTCTATCGCGAAGGGATGCAGCGAGCCCTCAAGGATCAGAGCAACCTATTTGTTGTTGAGGGAGAAGCTGACGATCTTCTGGTCGCCGACGGACATGTGACCGGAGTCGTCTTGGCTGATGGCCGGACGATCCGCTGTCGGGCTGTCGTCTTGACGACGGGGACCTTCCTGCGTGGCGTCATTCATATTGGCGATCGCCAGTTTGCAGCGGGACGAATGAACGAGCAGCCCTCACTCGGTCTCTCTAAGACGTTGTCGATATTTGGCTTTAAGCTCGGAAGGCTCAAGACGGGGACGCCGGCGCGCCTTGATGGGCGCACGATCGACTGGGCCAGCATTGATCGTCAGGAAGCTGATGCTGATCCCGTGCCGTTTTCCTTCATGACAGATCGGATTACGATTCGCCAGATTGCATGCGGCGTCACGCGGACCACAAAGCAGACGC from Georhizobium profundi includes these protein-coding regions:
- a CDS encoding Smr/MutS family protein; protein product: MSKGRKLTRGENALWNKVANTARPMPGRMESLLGSSADLAPKVSENSVQPPEPAKVTEGMRKALAASFRESPVEETRKAKQPAASLHPIERPVHRKIARGRLPIDATIDLHGLDQSAAHMRLLGFLGRAYADGLRHVLVITGKGASFGSEGALKRAVPHWLTQPDFRPYVSGYEQAARGHGGEGAIYLRLKKRRPAP
- the dnaQ gene encoding DNA polymerase III subunit epsilon — translated: MREIIFDTETTGLDFRLDRIIEIGCLELIDHFPTGRSFHVYINAQGRPVHPDALQVHGITDEFLAGKPTFAQIAGELQEFFGDATLIAHNATFDISFINAEFERIGIAPIGREQILDTLVLARRRHPMGPNSLDALCRRYNIDNGHRTKHGALLDAELLAEVYIEMIGGRQTALGLEIEFGNNGGGRSVEIDISVMVRERPLPSRLTEMEQAAHARLVERLGKNALWRVLR
- the coaE gene encoding dephospho-CoA kinase (Dephospho-CoA kinase (CoaE) performs the final step in coenzyme A biosynthesis.): MIKLGLTGSIGMGKSTTAAMFAARGVPVFDSDAVVHELYAGQAVPMLEAAFPGITSADGVIDRTVLAQKVLGNREALQKLEAIVHPLVRREREAFLSEQKAAGHSLVLLDVPLLFESGGDADVDRIAVVSCPEDVQKARVMARPGMTEEKFASILARQVPDAEKRARADFIIETGEGLAATEQRVEAIILELTGQPA
- a CDS encoding Tim44/TimA family putative adaptor protein, with translation MGSFDFVTFFFFVAAVIIFLQLRSVLGRRTGNERQPFDPYTKREGAKAPAGTDIADDGKVVSLPRRDTPRAEGGFEAVDAYAKPGTDLNAGLREIAAADPAFNPKQFVEGAKIAYEMIVTAFADGDRKTLKNLLSREVYEGFVAAINERESRGETVKSSFVGVEKAEIVQAELKGSESAVTLRLVSQLISVTHDKDGKVVDGDAESVGEVNDVWTFARDTRSRDPNWKLIATEADA
- a CDS encoding helix-turn-helix domain-containing protein translates to MTPFGAAMRRMRTERGITQRAMAEAIGVSPAYLSALEHGHRGRPSWEFVQKVIGFFNIIWDEAEELQRLAYLSDPKIKLETSGLSQQKTEIANRLAHLLPQMSEKELATLSALLDQIER
- the mltA gene encoding murein transglycosylase A: MPAVLHPARFEDIAGWAADDHRAALSAFRACARHLKSSQKPYRTGSLGIETTDFMPAIAALDHLSDEPCASRHFFEQHFLPCRIGNQNSGFLTGYYEPEVEVSRRPDAQFRFPFLKRPPELRQLEAGEAPSLQAAGITWAKQNPEGLKEFADRKSIECGALSGRHLEIAWARSRVDVFFTHIQGSARLVFLDGTVTRITFDGKSGHPFTAIGRVLIDLGEIDAKSVTMDTIRQWLAANPERLDEILWQNRSFIFFREEPEIDPTRGPIGAAKVPLTAGRSIAVDREIHTFGTPFFINAENLTHVDGPKPFCRLMIGQDTGSAIIGPARADIFTGSGSVAGSEAGAIKHAATFHILVPRPAATRLGL
- a CDS encoding FxsA family protein translates to MAFSLVPFMLLAMPIAEISVFILVGSQIGLLPTLGLILVTAIIGSVLLRVQGFGIVRRISEEARAGRVPGRELIHGVMIVVAGVLLLTPGFISDTIGFLLFVPAVRDFGWRLVKDRIVVVGAGLGAGMAAGMRGQARHSGDEQRPYGAQPRGRTVIDLDEDDFSREPSPDSPWRDDQDGRGGPKSH
- the secB gene encoding protein-export chaperone SecB; translation: MAEETKNSDGAAAPAAADKANGATPTLNVVSQYMKDLSFENPSAPRNAGQRGKAPSININVNVNANPLSETEYDVVLTLNATAKDGDTVVFNAELVYGGIFRLQGFAKEHMLPLLFIECPRMLFPFARQIIADATRNGGFPPLMIDPIDFAQMFQQRMAAERTRAASAPAPQVN
- a CDS encoding shikimate dehydrogenase produces the protein MTTPPAAFVVGHPIGHSRSPIIHGHWLKKHGIAGSYEALDVAQHDFSGFLDRLRSGEAGFVGGNVTMPHKEAAMRGADEIDPVAARLGAGNTLWRVDGRLHLTNTDGYGFLANLDQRAPGWDRGERAVVLGAGGASRAVIDALVERGFDRVDIVNRTVERAREIAGLFGPEAAAHGMEELSSLVRSADFFVNTSALGLDGSDVPSIDFTSMRPGAVVTDIVYAPLMTPFLKEAKAQGLPIVDGLGMLLHQAVPGFERWFGLRPDVTEEVRDLVIADLESKH